In Mangifera indica cultivar Alphonso chromosome 7, CATAS_Mindica_2.1, whole genome shotgun sequence, the genomic window TGTGGCATTTGAAACTTTGTTTGGCTTTGATTCTCTTTATATACAAACAGTCTTTAACTATGCACTCAAAAAACCAGGAAATCTAAAAGGAAAATggtaagaaaaattattagaagtCTTGTGTGGGTTATTAACAGATGGAAAAGTAGGTCTCCTATAAAGCTCATGAAGATCAATGCACATGATCATGATATACATTGACACTCATAATCCCATAACCCCGATGGGGCACTATAATGTACAAACTGTGAGATTTCATTGTTGGTCTATTTGTCCAATAATCCCCCAAAGAGGAATAGTGATGTATCGACACGACGCCTTTCATGCAGAAGCTGCTCTGTTTTCACAACAGGTTTGACAGTTTGTGGTTCCTTGTCCGGAAATGGGAATGAAAGGGAAAGGGAAAGAGATGCAGACACATCCTCCTCCTTTCCCGTATCAGCCAACTTATCCCGAGGGTTGTCCTGGTTATTATTTTTGTCTACTGATCCAACAAAGAAAGGAAGCATTCGCTTATTTGGTGGTTTCTTCTCTGCCCCTAAAGCAAGCTCAAGATTTGGAAACCCATCATGAAATTGATCCTCATCCTTTGATGTGCGTTCTTTCCATGTCATGTGGTTAGAGCCCAACCGAAAATCTTTTACATGAGGATCCACAGGAAAGAAGTACCTCTCTGTAGTTCCCAAGTCCTCAGGAATAACTTTTTCGTCACATAGAACATCACATCTCTTATCTTCAACTGACGAACTGGGATGCAGATCATCTCTGTGTGATGAAAATCCATCACTAAAAGAATCTCTATCTCTGGAACTAGATCCATAAGTTCCACTAAAACATATCTTTGGCTTCTTACTAGTACTTTCTCCATCTCCAAATGCTTCTTTCCAAGTCATTTTTTGACTTGTGTATGAATTTTCTGACAGAGTCTCTCTTAGATCTAAGTGTGGACGTTTATGGTGACTAGACTGCTGACAGTTGAGCACTTTGAAGTTCAGGTTTCTACCCAATGCAGTTTCCGGGTCTATATACCCATCATCATCTTTCAAGCTCCTTTCAAGGTCAACTTGATTTCTGCCCCCTATCATTAAACCTGGCATCTTCTCAGAAACAACTGTCACCTCATCACCTACAGggagaatttttaattttgaactcTCTTCTCCAAAAAATGGAGCACCTCCATGCATTTCTGTCTTCTCAACTTTGTTCGAACTGatataagttttaatttcttcaagaGATCGTTTGAGCTCTGAGCCCTGCCCGCACACTGGCAGTTCTTCCTGCAATTTAACcaataaatatcaatatgcATTGTAAAGGAAGTGGCTGCAAGGCTTTAAACAATAACTTTCTGGGTTTTTTCAAGAGCAGCTGCTCCCTAAACCAAGGTTTCCTAAGAATTTTGAACTTAAAACAAAGTTTCAATGAAAACCCTTATTCTCTACAAATGGAATAAATCACTAAAAAACCTCAAGAAGCTTTTAGAATTTAACACAATCAAACAACACAAACAAATCTAATGCCAAGTGctctattataaattaatgtaaGTTTTAATCTGTCCAAAACAATAAACATAAACAATTCAAAAATCTTGCAGATAAGTATTGAGTTGTGAAATAGATGATAAAGAAATGTGAGAGACAATAAATGAGAGATAAAGGTcttaattgttgttttatcaaGGGGGTACTTTGATGTtgtccttttgtttttttgtggTCAATACATAAGACAAATTTGAGTGGTTATTTTGCTTAACACCCCCCAACCAAGCTCATCTCATCTCGTTCTAATTATTCTTAGAAAGTTATTTTGCAAATTGTCTTGTATTACCAGGGTTTTCTTTAATTGGATATTGACATGAACAACTTTaagaaataatatgatattgaaAAGATACTCTACATTCATTTTCagaattgattattaaattaatgataaaaaagcAACCTGAAACAGTTACAAGTCTTAGCTCAagaaataaatgattatttccaaACTACATCAACCCTAAACAAGAACTTATTCTCTTCAGTCTGAGTGTCtgtaaaacatgtatttcaCAGAAATCCCATCAATGTCAGATTCGATATGAACATACACCACAAACAAGGGCATGGATATAAAAACCAAGCAATTATATGAAGCAACAATCATTATGTATTTGACATCTTGTTTGTCAATCTAAACAAGCAGAGGTAAATAAACATTACCAGAGGAGGGGTGGTGCATCTCATTTCCTGGGACAATTGAGTAGCCATTGCAGTCCTTGACGTAAATCCAAAGTCAAGTCCATCCCGTTGCTGAGACTGGGCTTGTGAACCCAAAGATGTCTGTTCATCACAAGATACCTTGTTATTGCATTCCCCATTTACTGCAACACCTGTCATGTAGGGACAACTGAATGCTGGGGCTAAGTCATGAGAACTATCAGAAGCAGGtgaatctttatctttatctacATGTTCCGGTAGACATGGGTTCTGAGACAAAGATCTGACATCAGAGGGGACATCTCTCTCCAGGGGAACCATATTCAAGCCACTGATAGTACTTGAATTTTTTGAGGCATCGGAGCAACCCACTTTCCTTGCCCTGAATACACCCCAAAGGAAAAATAGCAAATTCCAGCCTGccaaaaaaaaatgtgatttattcTGTTGTATATCACAAAAAAACCTCACCAATGGAGGTATagtatattaaataataatattgcaCATGATGCACATATCAAAACTACAGAGTTTGTAATCTCATAAGCATGGTGACCAGGAAGACAAATTTCTTAGTGCAAGCCTCAATTTGCATTGGAAAGACATATTGTGGCCTCACTGTAGGGTCCAGCACACTAAACTAACTAAATTAAACTGGGTGCTTCTAAGAGAACTTTAAGTACTAATTCTTACGCTGACAGTTCTCAGGAAGCTGGCTAGATGGGAAAATCAGGAGTTCAACACCATCTAGGTCTCCCTTCAGAGCTAAATCATTCTTCATCATGCTATCCACCAGACACTTATAGTTTCTCTCATAGCTGTAGCAGAATTAAACAAAAACTTAGAAAGTAGAGaacaacatataataaaaaacacccACAATAGTGTTGTTGATTGAAAGTTAAAATAAGTTATCATGTGCTTACCTCTCATGATCCTTGGCAAAGAAGTAAAGAGCAATATTATCTTCTTTTGCACCACTTTCATGAAACTTCGCTGGCCATGTGCTCAAGCGAGGTTCTTCGTGCAATTGAATTTTCTGGGGAAATTTGTTCACCATTTCAAGAACTTTAGGTGACGCGTAAGATGATAGGTGTGCTTGAATTCCACCACATAAATCTGAAACTTTTCCCCCCCTATGTACCTCAAATCCCCCCCTGCATTTATTCAAAAGAAGTTAAAGTAATTGAAATTTCAAGAAGCAAGATACAACCACCATAGAATCATATATAGGAAAACAAAACAAGACAAATGCATCATCTCTCATGAATGAAGATAAGGATTTAAGATGGTTAGAGAATCTCACTGCCAAATGTATTCACGCTCTGGGATGGCTGACACATTTAAGAGAATAGACGATGCTGCCAAAGCATGACCAGACAAGTCCCTCATTGAAGCCTTTCCAAGAGAAGCAGTAGAACTTGGATCCCCAACTATCAAATCAGAGGAATTGGCACCAAACTGTTTGGTATGATTGATAGTTGATTGTTTGTAAAAGTCAGAGGAACAGTTTTGGATATTGATTTGTGCTTCACGTGTTTCTTCTAAAGAAATCATATTCTTCATCTTATTTGAAACTGATGATTGCTCTTGAGAAGCTCTTTCACAATCCAAATCCACACTTGCCATGCACAACCCATCTGATTGATCAGTCACTCTATTCCTTCCATATGATACAGGCAGCTTATGCATGGCAGCCTCAATGGCAGCTTTCAACTTGTTACCTTTGATCATCCCCTCCCTAGGATTTTTTCTAGCAGGTACATCAATGCCAGAAACCTGTGGACAACTTTCCAAATTATGACCCATTTCTTTGCACTTTTGACATGTGACGCCTTTTGAACCAGTAGTAAGAGTAGGCCCTGTAAGACTAACACTTTCACCCTGAGTTGTTGATTCCAATGATCGAGGTAGACCATCTTGCAGAATTTCTTCAACATTATTTGATGGCCTATCGGCAGTCCAAGAAGAACTGGATGCAGGCTCATCCTTGGGGATAATAAGGTTTGGCTTCTGTTCAGCAGAACTGGATATTCCATTCATAGATGAAGCCCCGACTGCATTGTTCCAACAACAAAACAATCTCTTAATTTGCACAaaccaaaatacaaaaaaaggAAACCTAATGTCTAAGAAAATACAAGACAACAGTGAGCATTAAAAAAAAGCAATAGCATGATCTTTCTTCAACAAAGGGCATACCTGGAGAAGCAGGAACTTCTGCACCTCTACGTGCTAGATTGCTGTTTGACTTTGACAACATACTTACTTTTCCTTCAGATTTCACAATCTTTGACTCACGGTTGTTGCCTGCAGAGGAAAGAGGCACCGATTCACCATGAGATATGAGCTTTTGACCAACCTTGGGTGTTGGGACAGCAGCACTAGCAGTCGCCAAACCAGTATGAGATTTCTCCAACTTCAACATATTTTTCTTGTCAAATACATTACGCTCTTTCACTTGTTTTAGTCCTTTAAGTTCCTGAGACAATCGAGGTGAAAGGGCTCTAAATTTTGATTCACTAGTACTTGTACGGCCAAAATTTGTAGATTTAAATGACTGCGATTTGATCATGGCTCTAGAAAATCCTTCTTTCATATCAAGAGCTGGTTGCTCTCTGCTCCCTTTCTGTTTTTGAGGAACAACTTCAGCAACAACTTTCACTTTTGGCTTGGAATTCAAGGTGCTGAATGAATTGGATTTTAATAAGGTAcctaaacaataaaaaacaagaatCACCACTCAATATTACACAAATAGATCACAACGAAAAGAGCATTTTGATATTGCACATATAATGAGTTAAGAAAacctttaaaaaactaaagaaaagaTTTGGTGCCAGCAGAAAGACGTATACCCTTGGGTGTCTGAAGCAGTGGACCTGTAGGAGAACGCGCAGTCTCTGAGATATCATTGCTGGAAACATTAACAAAAGATGCTGGCTTTATTTTCCCCTTATCTATGCTTTTGAATGAACTATCCCGTGATAAAGCAGCTGTTCTGGTAGGGTTGGATGATTTTGCTGGTCCTAGACTTGTTTCAACAGCCAGCCTTTTAGCTGTCACAGCAGGCTCTAGATTTTCAGCTTGTCTCTTACCAAAGCTTTGTGTAGCtattttgtttgttcttttacCTTCCAtatctaaaactttaaaataggATTTCACAAATCAGAGAATAAAGTGCTCATGTGTCTCAATATCGATTTTTTACTCAAAACccaatatttatttcaattttaccTACCTTGCTTCTGGTTTTCAGTTTCCTCTGCAAATGTGCATTCTTCACATAGCCATTCACCTTCAGGAAGTTTTTGAAGCATTTCTTTCATGCAATAGCTTTTATAAATAGCAAAAACAATATTAAGACTCAATCTGTAATATCAACTACTAAAATTAGCTATATGCAATAAAGATAAGAGACAGCATATACTTACGTGTGCTCTGCCCCATCACTGCATTTACTACAAATAGCAAGCAAATCTTCTCGTCCTGCATCCCCACAGATATCACATACTTTTACCTGTTTCAAACAAAAGAATGTGTTCAGCAAGtatattcattttctataacttcaattataaaaaagaatacaGGAAAACAACTTAAAATGAATACCAGTGGTCGTTCAAGGCTAAAAATAGACCAGGCGTCAACTGAAGGCAACCAGAATCCATTTAAACAAAAGCAAACAAGAACATACTAGAGGTCACTGGTATTGCATACATATATTCCaagttacttttttttctttacaaataACAGAAAAAGTGAAAGCATCATTTACTCACATCTTGTTCTATAAGGTCTGACTCTTCACTCTCATTCCCAGACAATGCTTGTAGAGGAGGCTGCATGTAATCATTAAACTTCAAATGATGTTCATCATGCCCTGAAATTTTAAACGCTTTATCAGGAGGTTCCCCACTATCGTTCTCAACTTCAGCTTCTGACTTTAGAGATATTTTTGTTGAGTATTCAGGAAAGCCTCCAATAAGCAACTTATCACCATGAGAATGAGAAAATGGACTTTGAACCTTCGGAGAAGCACAACCAGTATCAGCCTTTTTTTCTGAATCAAAATCTGAGCTTAATTTCTGGGAAAATGGTGTCTTTGCAGATGCTTCAGGACCTAAACTACAATCTAAATCTGGACCATGAGATAAATTCTTAATGTCTACATATCCGTCATCGTGAATGACTGCTGTATTGGCATCATTGGCTCTACTAACACTTGACATATTATCATCATGTCCTTCCACACCTTTGGTATCATCATACTTAGGAGAGGAGATTCTCTGATCCAAAACGCACTCAGGTTTCAGAGATAGATGATCCTCTGCACCAGATATACCAGAGGACAACTTTGGATGTGCATCAAAATCTTCTGAAGTAACAGATACATCACAAGACCTAACGGTTGCTTTGCTTTCAGCATTCACTGAGAAAGAATCATGACTTGAATTGGCACTGAGCAAGTTACTTGCTTCACTGGCAGCATGTTGAAGGCTGCCACATTGTCTACCTTTAGAGCCAACATTGTCATTGTCAGAAAAATGACTTGCTGTTGTTTCGCGACATGTTTCATCAGAGAATTCATCAATCTTTGATCCCATGATAGCTATGTTGCGGTGCATACAAGATGAACAAGGAGCGGAACAGACGTTACAAGTTCCAGATTCTGTTCTCATATGATTTTTTAGACTCATGGAGCGCTTGCCAAACTTTCTTTCAGCCTGAGCTGTTACCTACTAGAAACAAAGAACAACTTAATAAAgccaagagaaagaaaaataataatggcagtccttaaaaagaaatatgttCTGAACagaaaatatttagataaatccCACTATAGTAGTAAATCCATGTCAAAATaggaaaactaaaattattttaaatgaacTAGAATGATCATCACTATATCTGCAGTAAGCATGATTCTAATTCAGTAACTTGTCTCAGTGCACATAAAATTTCCCCCAAAACTCCAGGCATACGAAAGTTGCCAACTAGGCTATCCTTGGTCCAAACCTTCAACTACCAATTAACTCCTTTTTTCTTAGATGACACTGTCAATGGTCTTAACATAAAGCAATCTATAAAATAGGCAATAAGAAAACATGTCCCAAAGAATACAGCCCAAACTTCCTTGGAAGCCTCATATTAGTACATGTTTTATACAAGGACATAATCTTGCCTTTTTAATATCCCACCCTCTAGCTTGGACAACAGTCTGTCATACTCTTGCAAAGCATCATAGAAagatagctttttttttttttaaatataactcGTTTTTTCCTGCTTCTATTCCCCAAAATAATACCCTGGAAACATTAAGGCAGggaaaacaaacataatatcTCAGAGCTTTATAATCAGCATCAGATTGGAGTTACATTTTCCATATCAACTGTCAAAAGTATTACAATACAATTGGTTTAGCCAATGCTTCCcatttatacaaaaattcattCCAAATGCTTACATTATCTTACTTGAGCATATAGCCAAGATGTGTAGACTTAGTGTGCTCTAAATTGTTcctttgtatataaaataatgccTTGGCCCCTCCTTTTCTTCAGAAAAAAGTCCACCCAGTTCATTAGAACAACTAAAGAAAACCCCCACCATACAAGCAGAAAATAATCCAAAAGAAAGCACCCAGTTCATTAAAACAACTAAACAAAACCCCCACCATATAAGCAGAAAAGAATCCAGAAGAATGACCATTGATATGgccttaattttatcttttgacAAAAAGAAACCGAAAAAAGACAAATACCAACATAGTCTAGACCATGATAAAAGAGGTCAATTCTTAAGAACAAATACAAGTCTAGAATATGTATTGACATGATCAAATTCAAGCttgtcaaaaagaaaacaaaatgtgtGATGGGCCATTCAACAACCATTTATACATGCAAGGATGCTAGCCTGAGATTAGAGCACAACAGACCACAAAGACCAAGGGTGCTACATTCTTCGATccataaaaacaataaaaagagtATATAACACAATGTTTTACCCAGCAATACATCGAATGTCTTGTTTTAGCCTTTTTATCATTCCTGTTTAAGATATGAACATACCCAAAGCTAAGAAACACAATTATATCTGACAATATGTTTCTATCTACTCCTACATTGTCAGGGTAAAAAAACTAAACGCCTTGATGTTTCCAGCAATCCACAACACATAGCAATAATAACAGCAATCATTCTAATTCCACTTCAATCAATCTTATATTAGTGCACAACAATGACTCAGTGTTGTGACTAGCCTCCTCATTTCTGGGAGTAAATATGTAGCTCACCTTGAAGACTCAACTATTTCCAAAACATAGGCAAAAATATTCCTAAGATTTTCGATCCAATCCATATTCGTAGGCTTCAAACCTACATCTTTTCCTATATGACAATttcgaaaattttgaattgcTATAATGTGGCTTCAGCAACATAGACACAAATGTATCCTACCCAAACTACTTCCAACTAACAAAACTTATCATTTCGAAGTAAATATAATCTTTAATCCACACCTACAATATCCTAACACTATTACAGCTCATTCCTGACTGTAAAAATGTTATATACCCATGTCTGCTATCAAGAATGCATTATTTCTAGTCCTTTTCCAGTCCAATTATACCCAGCATCCTTTAATAACATATTTGAAGGGCAAGATGTGAGGTCGACAGCATCTCTTATGGAGTACCAGAATCAGTCAATAAGTCACTATGTAACTGCTCTTTTCTGGTAAAAGGAACCAAAAGTATGTGTACTTATTCAAAAAGAACATATTAAAAGGAAGGACATGCTTAATATCTAGATGACTGTTTCCAGCGATTTAAAAGCACTAAAAAATGGAAGGCATAACCCAGCCAGAACAATCAAAGCCCAATAATTCAAGTCTTACAACCTAATTCACAGAAACAGCCCAACACTTACGCATCTTCTCCTAACAAACAACCCTCTGTTTCAAGGTTTTTCCAAGTTCTGTACTACCAAACAACTATTATTCCAATTCCTTCAAAGTTCCATTAACtcctaatatttttcaaaatttatcaatatgGCATATTTATGACGATGTCTGAAATCTTGACAAGACCACAACATTGGCAGTGGAAATAAAAAACTCCTTAGATAGAGGGgaatttagattttcaattgGTTAAACTACAACATTAATAGtcacataatttaattcatCATACACAGACTATAATTATTTCCCATAGAAAAATATGATCTTTTTCCCATTGCAACTAATCTTGAAAGTTATATAAACTCAAATGATAACAATCACACATTGTATTTCTCTCAGGCAAGTAGTTTAGTACAACGTTCACAAGGAGATAACTATCATATTAATGTTCATAATGGAAAGAGAGAGGTTCATGCAATTTCAAGAATACTAAAAGGCAACCGCCTAGCCCTACGCTAAGTTATCATTACCTTCTATtcaccaaaacctagaattaagtaatatttaaaCCATAGATAGTCTCATGCATTCTTTAAAACACATTAGGAGAGCTTCACAATCTCAGTTTTTCATACATGAACATGAAGGTAAAATGAACAAGAAATAAGAGGGAATTGCAGGAGTTTGAAGATAAGAAAACAATATGTAAATACCATTTTATCTCACCATATTCTTCTGGACATCAAGATCTGCTTCCTCTACTGGTCCTTGCATGCAGAAACTTACTCTCAAAACTGTTGTGACCTAAAAAGCCCATTAAAAATTGTATCGATTAGTACACCCAACACTGTTTACTGAGAAGCTGAAACATAGAACAATCTAACAGATATTAGATCAGTTTGGCAGCTCAATCACCAACAGCTTCAAACATATTTCACCTTTAATAAAAGAACAAACCCCAACAACACTCAGAAattaataaaggaaaagaaatttctaCAATTCCTCCAAGCAgctaaaaaccctaatttctaaTGAACAATCAAAACCCACCCATCCTAGTACAATAAAAATCCCAAACTATACAATCAAACAGAAatcaatacaatacaataaaacACCACTGATTCCCCTGATTCAAcaataaactcaatcaaaaatCCAAACTTAAAGAGAACCAATTAGCACAGTAATTGAAACACTAAATTagcaaaacagaaaaaaaaaaaaaaattaatcgtAAAACACCCTTGCCtctatttgataaattaattccGTTGCATTGCAGAGCTCCTCCACACTTTGTAGTTTGTTCCTTCCTTTTCGCTGCCAATCGATCGTCGACAGACCCTGACATCAAC contains:
- the LOC123220565 gene encoding uncharacterized protein LOC123220565 isoform X3; translated protein: MVTAQAERKFGKRSMSLKNHMRTESGTCNVCSAPCSSCMHRNIAIMGSKIDEFSDETCRETTASHFSDNDNVGSKGRQCGSLQHAASEASNLLSANSSHDSFSVNAESKATVRSCDVSVTSEDFDAHPKLSSGISGAEDHLSLKPECVLDQRISSPKYDDTKGVEGHDDNMSSVSRANDANTAVIHDDGYVDIKNLSHGPDLDCSLGPEASAKTPFSQKLSSDFDSEKKADTGCASPKVQSPFSHSHGDKLLIGGFPEYSTKISLKSEAEVENDSGEPPDKAFKISGHDEHHLKFNDYMQPPLQALSGNESEESDLIEQDVKVCDICGDAGREDLLAICSKCSDGAEHTYCMKEMLQKLPEGEWLCEECTFAEETENQKQVLDMEGKRTNKIATQSFGKRQAENLEPAVTAKRLAVETSLGPAKSSNPTRTAALSRDSSFKSIDKGKIKPASFVNVSSNDISETARSPTGPLLQTPKGTLLKSNSFSTLNSKPKVKVVAEVVPQKQKGSREQPALDMKEGFSRAMIKSQSFKSTNFGRTSTSESKFRALSPRLSQELKGLKQVKERNVFDKKNMLKLEKSHTGLATASAAVPTPKVGQKLISHGESVPLSSAGNNRESKIVKSEGKVSMLSKSNSNLARRGAEVPASPVGASSMNGISSSAEQKPNLIIPKDEPASSSSWTADRPSNNVEEILQDGLPRSLESTTQGESVSLTGPTLTTGSKGVTCQKCKEMGHNLESCPQVSGIDVPARKNPREGMIKGNKLKAAIEAAMHKLPVSYGRNRVTDQSDGLCMASVDLDCERASQEQSSVSNKMKNMISLEETREAQINIQNCSSDFYKQSTINHTKQFGANSSDLIVGDPSSTASLGKASMRDLSGHALAASSILLNVSAIPEREYIWQGGFEVHRGGKVSDLCGGIQAHLSSYASPKVLEMVNKFPQKIQLHEEPRLSTWPAKFHESGAKEDNIALYFFAKDHESYERNYKCLVDSMMKNDLALKGDLDGVELLIFPSSQLPENCQRWNLLFFLWGVFRARKVGCSDASKNSSTISGLNMVPLERDVPSDVRSLSQNPCLPEHVDKDKDSPASDSSHDLAPAFSCPYMTGVAVNGECNNKVSCDEQTSLGSQAQSQQRDGLDFGFTSRTAMATQLSQEMRCTTPPLEELPVCGQGSELKRSLEEIKTYISSNKVEKTEMHGGAPFFGEESSKLKILPVGDEVTVVSEKMPGLMIGGRNQVDLERSLKDDDGYIDPETALGRNLNFKVLNCQQSSHHKRPHLDLRETLSENSYTSQKMTWKEAFGDGESTSKKPKICFSGTYGSSSRDRDSFSDGFSSHRDDLHPSSSVEDKRCDVLCDEKVIPEDLGTTERYFFPVDPHVKDFRLGSNHMTWKERTSKDEDQFHDGFPNLELALGAEKKPPNKRMLPFFVGSVDKNNNQDNPRDKLADTGKEEDVSASLSLSLSFPFPDKEPQTVKPVVKTEQLLHERRRVDTSLFLFGGLLDK